One Papaver somniferum cultivar HN1 chromosome 10, ASM357369v1, whole genome shotgun sequence genomic window carries:
- the LOC113318134 gene encoding cinnamoyl-CoA reductase-like SNL6: MDLLESWDVIDGRSQIEQKRMSVIRDGELVQEFMDEIEVRAAHNVLEACAQTDTMEKVIFTSSVTAVIWGEDHKSTTADKELSERNWSDVKPGNP, from the exons ATGGATTTGCTAG AATCATGGGATGTTATTGACGGGAGATCACAGATTGAACAAAAGAGGATGTCTGTGATACGCGATGGTGAATTGGTACAG GAGTTTATGGATGAAATTGAGGTTAGAGCTGCTCATAACGTATTAGAAGCTTGTGCCCAGACAGATACGATGGAGAAGGTTATATTCACATCATCTGTAACAGCAGTTATTTGGGGAGAAGACCATAAATCCACCACCGCCGACAAAGAACTCTCTGAAAGGAATTGGAGTGATGTCAAGCCgggtaacccgtga
- the LOC113318133 gene encoding uncharacterized protein LOC113318133 — protein MKAFQLMLLNMMLLVILLKRRQQRLQRRVRQMLCTSSLTERLYMRELLEGSPSVVYSLVRMDTNAFVHLCDHFREMGYLYDSKHLDVEGKMMIFLQIISQSMGNRLVRHRFQHSADTISKYFHEVLLAVLEFSKEILVVPSWEAPVPVEQIRNYSKLRKGPFKGVVGALDDTLIHAVVPLDRQTLFRGRGGGECYQNVLAICDFDMKFIYVVSGWEGVAHDSRILSESVRNPAFNFPMPPPDKYYLCDAAYTHTKGFMTPYRNTRYLL, from the exons ATGAAAGCATTTCAGCTGATGCTATTGAACATGATGTTGCTAGTGATACTCTTAAAGCGCAGGCAACAAAGACTACAGAGAAGAGTTCGGCAAATGTTATGTACCTCATCTCTTACAGAAAGATTATACATGAGAGAACTATTAGAGGGATCCCCATCAGTAGTCTACTCTCTTGTAAGAATGGATACCAATGCCTTTGTGCACTTGTGTGACCATTTTCGAGAGATGGGGTATCTTTACGACAGCAAGCATCTCGATGTTGAAGGAAAAATGATGATTTTCTTACAGATTATAAGTCAATCAATGGGAAACAGACTTGTCCGTCATCGATTCCAGCACTCGGCAGACACAATTAGTAAGTACTTCCATGAAGTATTGTTAGCGGTTCTTGAATTTTCCAAGGAAATTTTGGTGGTGCCATCATGGGAAGCACCTGTACCTGTAGAACAGATTCGAAACTACAGTAAACTTAGGAAAGGTCCgtttaaaggtgttgttggcgcATTAGATGATACTTTAATTCATGCAGTTGTTCCGCTAGACAGGCAAACTCTTTTCCGAGGAAGAGGCGGGGGTGAGTGTTATCAAAATGTGTTGGCAATATGTGATTTCGACATGAAATTTATCTATGTAGTTAGCGGATGGGAAGGTGTTGCACATGATTCAAGGATACTGAGTGAATCTGTCCGTAATCCAGCCTTCAATTTTCCAATGCCACCGCCAG ACAAGTATTATTTGTGCGATGCAGCATATACGCATACGAAGGGTTTTATGACACCTTACCGGAACACAAGATACTTGTTATGA
- the LOC113318328 gene encoding myosin-11-like isoform X1 codes for MGTPVNIIVGSNVWIEDASLAWIDGKVSKINGKEAEIETSSGKKVCKVTADLSAVYPKDMEAPAGGVDDMTKLSYLHEPGVLQNLSSRYELNEIYTYTGNILIAINPFQRLPHIYDAHMMEQYKGAPFGELSPHVFAVADVAYRAMINEGKSNSILVSGESGAGKTETTKMLMRYLAYLGGRVATEGRTVEQQVLESNPVLEAFGNAKTVRNNNSSRFGKFVEIQFDKHGRISGAAIRTYLLERSRVCQISDPERNYHCFYLLCAAPQEEVEKYKLGNPKSFHYLNQSNCYELVGVSDARDYLATRRAMDIVGISEKEQDAIFRVVAAILHLGNIEFAKGEEVDSSVPKNDSAKFHLKMTAELLMCDPQVLEDALCKRVMITPEEVIKRSLDPLNATVSRDGLAKTIYSRLFDWLVDKINFSIGQDPNSRSLIGVLDIYGFESFKTNSFEQFCINFTNEKLQQHFNQHVFKMEQEEYTKEEIDWSYIEFVDNQDVLDLIEKKPGGIIALLDEACMFPKSTHETFCQKLYQTFKVHKRFIKPKLSRTNFTLAHYAGEVLYAADQFLDKNKDYVVPEHQDLLCTSKCTFVAGLFPQIAEESSNKSTKFSSIGSRFKLQLQQLMETLNSTEPHYIRCVKPNNLLKPGYFENVNVMQQLRCGGVLEAIRISCAGYPTRRTFYEFLNRFNLLAPEVLEGNYDEKVACKRILEKKGLSGFQIGKTKVFLRAGQMAELDARRAEVLSNAAKTIQRQIRTHIARKQFLALRKATIHVQALWRGRLACKLYEHLRRESSAVKIQKNLRLSLARKAYTRLRFAALVLQTGLRAMAARNEFRLRRQTKAAIVIQAHWRCHRASSYYKNLKRSSVYAQCRWRGRVARKELRKLKMAARETGALKEAKDKLEKRVEELTWRLQLEKRLRTDLEEAKGQEITKLQASVQSLQSKVEETNVLLVAEREAARKAIEEAPPVVQETQVVVQDTEKIDSLTEEVERLKASLESEKLRADDFEKKYSEAQEANEERRKKLEATEGKVQQLQESLSRLEEKLSNLESENQVLRQQALSMTANNKFLSVRSKSSIQRSSESGHITSTDAKTPPETNSVITPRESSEVEEKPQKSLNEKQQENQDLLIRCIAQHLGFTGSRPIAACIIYKCLLLWRSFEVERTSVFDRIIQTIGHAIETQENNDVLAYWLSNASTLLLLLQRTLKASGAAGMAPQRRRSSSATLFGRMTQSFRGAPQGVNMSLINGGLIGGVDTLRQVEAKYPALLFKQQLTAYVEKIYGMIRDNLKKEISPLLGLCIQAPRTSRASLVKGSSRSNANSAAQQALIAHWQGIVKSLGNFLSTLKVNHVPPFLVRKVFTQIFSFINVQLFNSLLLRRECCSFSNGEYVKAGLAELEHWCYKTTDEYAGSAWDELKHIRQAIGFLVIHQKPKKTLDEISHDLCPVLSIQQLYRISTMYWDDKYGTHSVSSDVISNMRVLMTEDSNNAVSNSFLLDDDSSIPFSVDDISKSMEQIDISDVEPPPLIRENAGFMFLLPRVE; via the exons GTTACTGCAGATTTATCAGCAGTATATCCGAAGGACATGGAAGCTCCTGCCGGTGGAGTAGATGACATGACAAAGTTATCTTATTTGCACGAGCCTGGGGTTCTGCAAAATTTGTCATCTAGATACGAACTCAATGAGATCTAT ACTTACACGGGCAATATTCTTATTGCTATTAATCCTTTCCAAAGATTGCCTCATATCTATGATGCTCACATGATGGAACAATACAAGGGAGCACCATTTGGGGAGTTAAGCCCTCATGTCTTTGCCGTTGCAGATGTTGCGTATAG GGCAATGATCAACGAGGGGAAAAGCAACTCTATCCTGGTTAGTGGAGAAAGTGGTGCCGGTAAGACGGAGACAACGAAAATGCTTATGCGTTACCTTGCCTATTTGGGTGGTCGTGTGGCCACTGAAGGACGAACAGTTGAACAGCAGGTTTTAGAA TCAAATCCAGTTCTTGAAGCATTCGGCAATGCCAAAACTGTTAGAAATAACAATTCCAG TCGGTTCGGAAAATTCGTTGAGATACAATTTGATAAACATGGTCGGATATCAGGCGCGGCCATCAGAACATACCTTCTCGAGAGATCGCGTGTTTGCCAAATATCTGATCCTGAGCGTAATTACCACTGTTTTTACCTTCTTTGTGCAGCACCACAAGAG GAAGTTGAGAAGTATAAACTGGGAAACCCCAAATCGTTTCATTATCTTAATCAATCAAATTGCTATGAGCTTGTTGGTGTTAGTGATGCCCGTGACTATCTCGCCACTCGAAGAGCTATGGATATTGTTGGAATCAGTGAGAAGGAACAG gaCGCTATTTTCAGAGTTGTTGCTGCAATTCTTCATCTTGGCAATATTGAATTTGCTAAGGGGGAAGAAGTTGATTCATCAGTTCCAAAAAATGACAGTGCTAAGTTCCATCTTAAAATGACCGCAGAACTTCTCAT GTGTGATCCACAAGTATTGGAAGATGCTCTGTGCAAACGCGTGATGATTACTCCCGAGGAAGTTATTAAGAGAAGTCTTGATCCTCTTAATGCAACAGTTAGTAGGGATGGTTTAGCAAAGACAATATATTCCCGCTTGTTTGACTG GTTGGTGGATAAAATTAACTTCTCAATTGGGCAGGATCCTAATTCCAGATCTCTTATTGGAGTCCTTGACATTTATGGCTTCGAGAGCTTTAAGACGAACAG TTTTGAGCAATTTTGTATTAATTTCACGAATGAGAAGCTGCAACAACATTTCAACCAG CACGTTTTTAAGATGGAGCAGGAAGAATacacaaaggaggagattgactGGAGCTATATAGAATTTGTTGATAACCAAGATGTCCTGGATCTTATTGAAAAG AAACCTGGAGGAATTATTGCCCTTCTTGATGAGGCTTG TATGTTTCCAAAGTCCACACATGAAACATTTTGTCAGAAACTTTATCAGACGTTCAAAGTCCACAAACGGTTTATCAAGCCAAAACTGTCTCGCACGAATTTTACACTTGCTCATTATGCAGGAGAG GTCTTATATGCAGCTGATCAGTTTCTGGACAAAAACAAAGACTATGTTGTTCCTGAACATCAAGACCTGTTGTGTACTTCCAAATGTACTTTTGTAGCAGGCCTTTTCCCTCAAATTGCTGAGGAGTCATCCAACAAATCTACTAAGTTCTCGTCAATTGGATCTCGTTTTAAG CTACAACTACAACAGTTGATGGAGACTCTAAACTCAACAGAGCCTCACTACATTAGATGTGTGAAGCCTAACAATCTTCTAAAACCTGGTTACTTCGAGAATGTCAATGTCATGCAACAGTTGCGCTGTGGT GGTGTTCTAGAAGCAATCAGGATTAGTTGTGCTGGATATCCTACTCGCCGGACGTTCTATGAATTTCTGAATCGCTTCAATCTTCTAGCTCCGGAGGTTCTGGAAGGAAA CTATGATGAAAAGGTCGCATGTAAAAGGATACTGGAAAAGAAGGGGCTTTCAGGGTTTCAG ATCGGCAAAACAAAAGTTTTCCTTAGAGCTGGTCAGATGGCTGAGTTAGACGCTCGGAGAGCTGAGGTACTCAGCAATGCAGCCAAAACTATACAGAGACAGATACGGACACATATTGCTAGGAAGCAGTTCCTTGCACTGCGGAAAGCTACTATTCATGTACAAGCTCTTTGGCGAG GAAGATTGGCTTGTAAACTTTATGAACACCTGAGGAGGGAGTCTTCTGCTGTGAAAATTCAGAAGAACTTGCGTCTATCATTAGCCAGAAAGGCTTACACCAGACTGCGGTTTGCAGCACTAGTCTTGCAAACAGGTTTAAGGGCAATGGCTGCTCGTAATGAATTCAGACTCAGGAGACAAACTAAAGCAGCAATTGTTATTCAG GCACATTGGCGCTGTCACCGAGCTTCCTCATACTACAAGAATCTCAAGAGGTCATCAGTTTATGCCCAGTGCAGATGGAGGGGAAGGGTTGCCAGAAAGGAGCTTAGAAAGCTAAAAATG GCTGCAAGAGAAACTGGTGCACTCAAAGAAGCTAAGGATAAACTTGAAAAACGTGTGGAGGAACTTACATGGCGTTTGCAGTTGGAAAAACGTTTGAGG ACTGACTTGGAGGAAGCAAAAGGTCAAGAAATTACAAAATTGCAGGCTTCTGTGCAATCTTTGCAAAGCAAAGTTGAAGAAACAAATGTTTTGCTTGTCGCGGAGCGAGAGGCTGCACGGAAAGCCATTGAAGAAGCACCTCCTGTTGTTCAAGAAACCCAAGTTGTTGTCCAAGATACTGAAAAGATTGATTCTCTAACCGAAGAAGTTGAAAGGTTGAAG GCCTCATTAGAGTCAGAAAAACTACGAGCtgatgattttgaaaagaaatatTCAGAAGCACAAGAAGCAAATGAAGAGAGACGCAAAAAGTTGGAAGCAACGGAAGGAAAAGTGCAGCAGCTTCAGGAATCTTTGAGCAG GCTGGAAGAGAAGCTCTCCAATTTAGAGTCTGAGAACCAAGTCCTCCGGCAGCAGGCACTATCCATGACAGCAAATAATAAGTTCCTTTCAGTGCGCTCGAAATCTAGTATTCAG AGGAGTAGTGAGAGTGGTCATATCACCAGTACTGATGCAAAGACACCTCCA GAAACAAACAGTGTGATAACCCCGAGGGAATCTTCTGAAGTCGAAGAGAAGCCACAGAAATCCCTTAACGAGAAACAGCAGGAGAATCAGGACTTGCTTATAAGGTGTATTGCGCAACATCTAGGATTCACAGGGAGCAGACCAATCGCTGCATGTATCATATACAAGTGCCTTCTCCTGTGGAGGTCATTTGAGGTTGAACGCACTAGTGTCTTCGACAGAATAATTCAAACAATTGGGCATGCTATCGAG ACTCAGGAGAACAATGATGTCTTAGCCTATTGGCTGTCCAATGCATCAACACTATTGTTACTACTACAACGTACATTAAAAGCgagtggtgctgctggcatggcTCCGCAACGTCGTCGATCATCATCAGCAACACTATTTGGGAGGATGACTCAG AGTTTCCGTGGAGCTCCGCAAGGTGTTAATATGTCCTTGATCAATGGTGGACTGATTGGTGGAGTTGACACACTGCGACAAGTTGAGGCCAAATACCCTGCTTTACTTTTCAAACAGCAACTTACTGCATATGTAGAAAAAATATATGGTATGATTCGTGATAATCTGAAGAAAGAGATCTCCCCATTACTTGGGTTGTGCATTCAG GCGCCAAGAACGTCCAGAGCAAGCTTAGTTAAGGGATCATCACGCTCAAATGCAAACAGTGCAGCTCAGCAAGCTTTAATTGCTCACTGGCAGGGGATTGTAAAGAGCCTTGGAAATTTCTTGAGTACATTGAAAGTTAATCAC GTACCCCCATTTTTGGTCCGTAAGGTGTTCACACAAATATTCTCTTTCATAAATGTGCAATTATTTAACAG CCTCCTGTTAAGGCGAGAGTGTTGCTCGTTTAGTAACGGTGAATATGTTAAGGCGGGGTTGGCAGAACTAGAACATTGGTGCTATAAAACAACTGATGAA TATGCAGGTTCAGCGTGGGATGAGCTCAAGCATATAAGACAGGCTATAGGGTTCCTG GTCATACATCAAAAGCCAAAGAAGACGCTGGATGAAATAAGTCACGACCTATGCCCG GTGCTCAGCATACAGCAGCTATACAGGATCAGCACAATGTATTGGGATGACAAGTATGGCACTCATAGTGTTTCATCGGAT GTTATATCCAACATGAGGGTTTTGATGACTGAAGATTCAAACAACGCTGTCAGCAATTCTTTCCTGTTAGACGATGATTCAAG CATACCGTTTTCGGTTGATGACATATCAAAGTCGATGGAACAGATCGATATTTCTGATGTTGAACCGCCGCCACTCATTCGTGAGAATGCAGGTTTCATGTTCTTATTGCCACGAGTTGAGTAA
- the LOC113318328 gene encoding myosin-11-like isoform X2, translating to MGTPVNIIVGSNVWIEDASLAWIDGKVSKINGKEAEIETSSGKKVTADLSAVYPKDMEAPAGGVDDMTKLSYLHEPGVLQNLSSRYELNEIYTYTGNILIAINPFQRLPHIYDAHMMEQYKGAPFGELSPHVFAVADVAYRAMINEGKSNSILVSGESGAGKTETTKMLMRYLAYLGGRVATEGRTVEQQVLESNPVLEAFGNAKTVRNNNSSRFGKFVEIQFDKHGRISGAAIRTYLLERSRVCQISDPERNYHCFYLLCAAPQEEVEKYKLGNPKSFHYLNQSNCYELVGVSDARDYLATRRAMDIVGISEKEQDAIFRVVAAILHLGNIEFAKGEEVDSSVPKNDSAKFHLKMTAELLMCDPQVLEDALCKRVMITPEEVIKRSLDPLNATVSRDGLAKTIYSRLFDWLVDKINFSIGQDPNSRSLIGVLDIYGFESFKTNSFEQFCINFTNEKLQQHFNQHVFKMEQEEYTKEEIDWSYIEFVDNQDVLDLIEKKPGGIIALLDEACMFPKSTHETFCQKLYQTFKVHKRFIKPKLSRTNFTLAHYAGEVLYAADQFLDKNKDYVVPEHQDLLCTSKCTFVAGLFPQIAEESSNKSTKFSSIGSRFKLQLQQLMETLNSTEPHYIRCVKPNNLLKPGYFENVNVMQQLRCGGVLEAIRISCAGYPTRRTFYEFLNRFNLLAPEVLEGNYDEKVACKRILEKKGLSGFQIGKTKVFLRAGQMAELDARRAEVLSNAAKTIQRQIRTHIARKQFLALRKATIHVQALWRGRLACKLYEHLRRESSAVKIQKNLRLSLARKAYTRLRFAALVLQTGLRAMAARNEFRLRRQTKAAIVIQAHWRCHRASSYYKNLKRSSVYAQCRWRGRVARKELRKLKMAARETGALKEAKDKLEKRVEELTWRLQLEKRLRTDLEEAKGQEITKLQASVQSLQSKVEETNVLLVAEREAARKAIEEAPPVVQETQVVVQDTEKIDSLTEEVERLKASLESEKLRADDFEKKYSEAQEANEERRKKLEATEGKVQQLQESLSRLEEKLSNLESENQVLRQQALSMTANNKFLSVRSKSSIQRSSESGHITSTDAKTPPETNSVITPRESSEVEEKPQKSLNEKQQENQDLLIRCIAQHLGFTGSRPIAACIIYKCLLLWRSFEVERTSVFDRIIQTIGHAIETQENNDVLAYWLSNASTLLLLLQRTLKASGAAGMAPQRRRSSSATLFGRMTQSFRGAPQGVNMSLINGGLIGGVDTLRQVEAKYPALLFKQQLTAYVEKIYGMIRDNLKKEISPLLGLCIQAPRTSRASLVKGSSRSNANSAAQQALIAHWQGIVKSLGNFLSTLKVNHVPPFLVRKVFTQIFSFINVQLFNSLLLRRECCSFSNGEYVKAGLAELEHWCYKTTDEYAGSAWDELKHIRQAIGFLVIHQKPKKTLDEISHDLCPVLSIQQLYRISTMYWDDKYGTHSVSSDVISNMRVLMTEDSNNAVSNSFLLDDDSSIPFSVDDISKSMEQIDISDVEPPPLIRENAGFMFLLPRVE from the exons GTTACTGCAGATTTATCAGCAGTATATCCGAAGGACATGGAAGCTCCTGCCGGTGGAGTAGATGACATGACAAAGTTATCTTATTTGCACGAGCCTGGGGTTCTGCAAAATTTGTCATCTAGATACGAACTCAATGAGATCTAT ACTTACACGGGCAATATTCTTATTGCTATTAATCCTTTCCAAAGATTGCCTCATATCTATGATGCTCACATGATGGAACAATACAAGGGAGCACCATTTGGGGAGTTAAGCCCTCATGTCTTTGCCGTTGCAGATGTTGCGTATAG GGCAATGATCAACGAGGGGAAAAGCAACTCTATCCTGGTTAGTGGAGAAAGTGGTGCCGGTAAGACGGAGACAACGAAAATGCTTATGCGTTACCTTGCCTATTTGGGTGGTCGTGTGGCCACTGAAGGACGAACAGTTGAACAGCAGGTTTTAGAA TCAAATCCAGTTCTTGAAGCATTCGGCAATGCCAAAACTGTTAGAAATAACAATTCCAG TCGGTTCGGAAAATTCGTTGAGATACAATTTGATAAACATGGTCGGATATCAGGCGCGGCCATCAGAACATACCTTCTCGAGAGATCGCGTGTTTGCCAAATATCTGATCCTGAGCGTAATTACCACTGTTTTTACCTTCTTTGTGCAGCACCACAAGAG GAAGTTGAGAAGTATAAACTGGGAAACCCCAAATCGTTTCATTATCTTAATCAATCAAATTGCTATGAGCTTGTTGGTGTTAGTGATGCCCGTGACTATCTCGCCACTCGAAGAGCTATGGATATTGTTGGAATCAGTGAGAAGGAACAG gaCGCTATTTTCAGAGTTGTTGCTGCAATTCTTCATCTTGGCAATATTGAATTTGCTAAGGGGGAAGAAGTTGATTCATCAGTTCCAAAAAATGACAGTGCTAAGTTCCATCTTAAAATGACCGCAGAACTTCTCAT GTGTGATCCACAAGTATTGGAAGATGCTCTGTGCAAACGCGTGATGATTACTCCCGAGGAAGTTATTAAGAGAAGTCTTGATCCTCTTAATGCAACAGTTAGTAGGGATGGTTTAGCAAAGACAATATATTCCCGCTTGTTTGACTG GTTGGTGGATAAAATTAACTTCTCAATTGGGCAGGATCCTAATTCCAGATCTCTTATTGGAGTCCTTGACATTTATGGCTTCGAGAGCTTTAAGACGAACAG TTTTGAGCAATTTTGTATTAATTTCACGAATGAGAAGCTGCAACAACATTTCAACCAG CACGTTTTTAAGATGGAGCAGGAAGAATacacaaaggaggagattgactGGAGCTATATAGAATTTGTTGATAACCAAGATGTCCTGGATCTTATTGAAAAG AAACCTGGAGGAATTATTGCCCTTCTTGATGAGGCTTG TATGTTTCCAAAGTCCACACATGAAACATTTTGTCAGAAACTTTATCAGACGTTCAAAGTCCACAAACGGTTTATCAAGCCAAAACTGTCTCGCACGAATTTTACACTTGCTCATTATGCAGGAGAG GTCTTATATGCAGCTGATCAGTTTCTGGACAAAAACAAAGACTATGTTGTTCCTGAACATCAAGACCTGTTGTGTACTTCCAAATGTACTTTTGTAGCAGGCCTTTTCCCTCAAATTGCTGAGGAGTCATCCAACAAATCTACTAAGTTCTCGTCAATTGGATCTCGTTTTAAG CTACAACTACAACAGTTGATGGAGACTCTAAACTCAACAGAGCCTCACTACATTAGATGTGTGAAGCCTAACAATCTTCTAAAACCTGGTTACTTCGAGAATGTCAATGTCATGCAACAGTTGCGCTGTGGT GGTGTTCTAGAAGCAATCAGGATTAGTTGTGCTGGATATCCTACTCGCCGGACGTTCTATGAATTTCTGAATCGCTTCAATCTTCTAGCTCCGGAGGTTCTGGAAGGAAA CTATGATGAAAAGGTCGCATGTAAAAGGATACTGGAAAAGAAGGGGCTTTCAGGGTTTCAG ATCGGCAAAACAAAAGTTTTCCTTAGAGCTGGTCAGATGGCTGAGTTAGACGCTCGGAGAGCTGAGGTACTCAGCAATGCAGCCAAAACTATACAGAGACAGATACGGACACATATTGCTAGGAAGCAGTTCCTTGCACTGCGGAAAGCTACTATTCATGTACAAGCTCTTTGGCGAG GAAGATTGGCTTGTAAACTTTATGAACACCTGAGGAGGGAGTCTTCTGCTGTGAAAATTCAGAAGAACTTGCGTCTATCATTAGCCAGAAAGGCTTACACCAGACTGCGGTTTGCAGCACTAGTCTTGCAAACAGGTTTAAGGGCAATGGCTGCTCGTAATGAATTCAGACTCAGGAGACAAACTAAAGCAGCAATTGTTATTCAG GCACATTGGCGCTGTCACCGAGCTTCCTCATACTACAAGAATCTCAAGAGGTCATCAGTTTATGCCCAGTGCAGATGGAGGGGAAGGGTTGCCAGAAAGGAGCTTAGAAAGCTAAAAATG GCTGCAAGAGAAACTGGTGCACTCAAAGAAGCTAAGGATAAACTTGAAAAACGTGTGGAGGAACTTACATGGCGTTTGCAGTTGGAAAAACGTTTGAGG ACTGACTTGGAGGAAGCAAAAGGTCAAGAAATTACAAAATTGCAGGCTTCTGTGCAATCTTTGCAAAGCAAAGTTGAAGAAACAAATGTTTTGCTTGTCGCGGAGCGAGAGGCTGCACGGAAAGCCATTGAAGAAGCACCTCCTGTTGTTCAAGAAACCCAAGTTGTTGTCCAAGATACTGAAAAGATTGATTCTCTAACCGAAGAAGTTGAAAGGTTGAAG GCCTCATTAGAGTCAGAAAAACTACGAGCtgatgattttgaaaagaaatatTCAGAAGCACAAGAAGCAAATGAAGAGAGACGCAAAAAGTTGGAAGCAACGGAAGGAAAAGTGCAGCAGCTTCAGGAATCTTTGAGCAG GCTGGAAGAGAAGCTCTCCAATTTAGAGTCTGAGAACCAAGTCCTCCGGCAGCAGGCACTATCCATGACAGCAAATAATAAGTTCCTTTCAGTGCGCTCGAAATCTAGTATTCAG AGGAGTAGTGAGAGTGGTCATATCACCAGTACTGATGCAAAGACACCTCCA GAAACAAACAGTGTGATAACCCCGAGGGAATCTTCTGAAGTCGAAGAGAAGCCACAGAAATCCCTTAACGAGAAACAGCAGGAGAATCAGGACTTGCTTATAAGGTGTATTGCGCAACATCTAGGATTCACAGGGAGCAGACCAATCGCTGCATGTATCATATACAAGTGCCTTCTCCTGTGGAGGTCATTTGAGGTTGAACGCACTAGTGTCTTCGACAGAATAATTCAAACAATTGGGCATGCTATCGAG ACTCAGGAGAACAATGATGTCTTAGCCTATTGGCTGTCCAATGCATCAACACTATTGTTACTACTACAACGTACATTAAAAGCgagtggtgctgctggcatggcTCCGCAACGTCGTCGATCATCATCAGCAACACTATTTGGGAGGATGACTCAG AGTTTCCGTGGAGCTCCGCAAGGTGTTAATATGTCCTTGATCAATGGTGGACTGATTGGTGGAGTTGACACACTGCGACAAGTTGAGGCCAAATACCCTGCTTTACTTTTCAAACAGCAACTTACTGCATATGTAGAAAAAATATATGGTATGATTCGTGATAATCTGAAGAAAGAGATCTCCCCATTACTTGGGTTGTGCATTCAG GCGCCAAGAACGTCCAGAGCAAGCTTAGTTAAGGGATCATCACGCTCAAATGCAAACAGTGCAGCTCAGCAAGCTTTAATTGCTCACTGGCAGGGGATTGTAAAGAGCCTTGGAAATTTCTTGAGTACATTGAAAGTTAATCAC GTACCCCCATTTTTGGTCCGTAAGGTGTTCACACAAATATTCTCTTTCATAAATGTGCAATTATTTAACAG CCTCCTGTTAAGGCGAGAGTGTTGCTCGTTTAGTAACGGTGAATATGTTAAGGCGGGGTTGGCAGAACTAGAACATTGGTGCTATAAAACAACTGATGAA TATGCAGGTTCAGCGTGGGATGAGCTCAAGCATATAAGACAGGCTATAGGGTTCCTG GTCATACATCAAAAGCCAAAGAAGACGCTGGATGAAATAAGTCACGACCTATGCCCG GTGCTCAGCATACAGCAGCTATACAGGATCAGCACAATGTATTGGGATGACAAGTATGGCACTCATAGTGTTTCATCGGAT GTTATATCCAACATGAGGGTTTTGATGACTGAAGATTCAAACAACGCTGTCAGCAATTCTTTCCTGTTAGACGATGATTCAAG CATACCGTTTTCGGTTGATGACATATCAAAGTCGATGGAACAGATCGATATTTCTGATGTTGAACCGCCGCCACTCATTCGTGAGAATGCAGGTTTCATGTTCTTATTGCCACGAGTTGAGTAA